From a region of the Drosophila ananassae strain 14024-0371.13 chromosome XL, ASM1763931v2, whole genome shotgun sequence genome:
- the LOC123257556 gene encoding uncharacterized protein LOC123257556 — protein MLLLTIILVWVIPGLTLPTSTPPERKAVNPVAIIPINNVTGTIIEATDRISIKSAKWTLIAFFDLSQLAREIETVKQGIQSIKKWCPTAYEVCPTIIQTLQQEVAKIQDADQLMHHQRYRECGQPHVNFGYHHQHYEEDDDRNSEEDAGLRSQSGQNQGRRLPITSETTRDVYRLATTRVQETEDLLIFHTSIPLVEEDEFTVYRMEPIPQITREGLVITKTETRYLAIDDHRKHHFAISLEHLQQCISGTNGNKVCEFKQTLFGPDAHQLSCTMAALSRHRIGECKPEPIKGTNYWVQLTEQNAWIFGTTKPITMTYVCSAEKDQIIIEGVGKLTIRPDCVSIQLIRNSKDVRELCSRKTTEGQLESTLDQLDRLHAEVQGLKTWTKQTQEDVDNEAGWNLAHQYSGVIMLGVAILVAAWAGCARGVRTPQQLHEGGGDGRNSTRIRSRSSIPREAGVPPRGMMRPSYQKLTSEPEAATIFVHKLQYTGVPIMTGPLCTTVVRTNNLKEEQRHDQKTY, from the exons atgcttctcCTAACAATAATACTCGTCTGGGTGATACCCGGACTGACTCTGCCCACCTCAACACCACCAGAAAGGAAGGCCGTTAACCCTGTGGCCATCATTCCAATTAACAACGTGACCGGGACCATCATAGAAGCCACCGATAGGATATCAATCAAATCTGCCAAGTGGACACTCATCGCATTCTTTGACCTCAGTCAATTGGCACGAGAAATCGAGACAGTTAAACAAGGTATCCAATCTATAAAAAAATGGTGCCCAACGGCATACGAGGTCTGCCCCACGATCATACAAACGTTGCAACAGGAAGTGGCGAAAATCCAAGATGCAGATCAGTTAATGCATCATCAACGATATCGCGAATG TGGACAACCACACGTCAATTTTGGATACCACCATCAACATtatgaggaggacgacgatcgAAACTCAGAAGAGGATGCAGGACTTAGAAGCCAGTCTGGCCAGAATCAAG GAAGACGACTACCCATCACTAGTGAGACAACTCGAGATGTATATCGGCTCGCGACCACTCGGGTACAAGAAACCGAAGACTTATTAATTTTCCATACGAGCATCCCATTGGTCGAAGAAGACGAATTCACGGTGTATCGGATGGAGCCAATTCCTCAAATAACGAGGGAAGGCTTGGTGATAACCAAGACGGAAACTAGATATCTGGCAATAGATGACCACCGAAAACATCACTTCGCAATCAGTCTAGAACACCTTCAGCAGTGCATCAGCGGGACGAACGGAAATAAGGTATGCGAATTCAAGCAGACACTCTTTGGCCCGGATGCCCATCAACTTTCGTGTACAATGGCAGCACTATCAAGACATCGGATAGGGGAGTGTAAACCAGAGCCAATCAAGGGGACCAATTATTGGGTTCAATTGACAGAACAGAATGCATGGATCTTTGGGACCACAaagccaataacaatgacCTATGTCTGCTCAGCCGAAAAAGATCAAATCATCATCGAAGGCGTGGGCAAACTGACAATCAGGCCAGATTGTGTGTCAATTCAACTCATCAGGAACAGTAAAGATGTCAGGGAGCTATGTTCACGAAAGACCACAGAAGGGCAATTGGAGTCAACACTGGACCAGCTAGACCGACTACATGCAGAGGTGCAGGGATTAAAAACATGGACGAAGCAGACGCAGGAAGATGTGGACAACGAGGCAGGCTGGAATCTGGCTCATCAATACTCCGGGGTAATAATGTTGGGAGTAGCGATCCTCGTAGCCGCATGGGCAGGGTGTGCCAGGGGTGTGAGGACACCCCAGCAACTGCACGAGGGCGGAGGGGACGGGCGGAACTCCACGAGAATCAGGTCGCGGTCCTCCATTCCTAGAGAGGCGGGGGTACCGCCGCGAGGCATGATGCGGCCATCGTACCAGAAGTTGACATCGGAACCGGAGGCTGCGACAATATTCGTCCATAAACTCCAGTATACAGGAGTCCCGATCATGACAGGCCCACTATGTACGACCGTAGTAAGGACCAATAACCTGAAAGAAGAGCAACGACATGATCAAAAGACATACTGA